Proteins co-encoded in one Apodemus sylvaticus chromosome 6, mApoSyl1.1, whole genome shotgun sequence genomic window:
- the Pacs2 gene encoding phosphofurin acidic cluster sorting protein 2 isoform X6 yields the protein MAERGRLGLPGAPGALNTPVPMNLFATWEVDGSSPSCVPRLCSLTLKKLAVLRELEKELLSVVIAVKMQGSKRVLRSHEIVLPPSGQVETDLALTFSLQYPHFLKREGNKLQIMLQRRKRYKNRTILGYKTLAAGSINMAEVMQHPSEGGQVLSLCSSIKEASVKVAEIWIVSLSSQPIDHEDSTMQAGPKAKSTDNYSEEEYESFSSEQEASDDAVQGQDLDEDDFDVGKPKKQRRSIQQNFKQKVVALLRRFKVSEEVLDSEQDPAEHVPEVEEDLDLLYDTLDVENPSDSGPDMDDDDSVLSTPKPKLRPYFEGLSHSSSQTEIGSIHSARSHREPPSPADGPEKTRSLGGKQPSDSISDTVALSTPAPREASGQPEESPEAETSTLDVFTEKLPPSGRIIKTESLVIPSTRSESKPAGRRGRSTSLKERQPARPQNERANSLDNERCPDTRSQLQIPRKTVYDQLNHILISDDQLPENIILVNTSDWQGQFLSDVLQKHTLPVVCTCSAADVQAAFSTIVSRIQRYCNCNSQPPTPVKIAVAGAQHYLSAILRLFVEQLSHKTPDWLGYMRFLIIPLGSHPVARYLGSVDYRYNNFFQDLAWRDLFNKLEAQSSVQDTPDIVSRITQYISGANCAHQLPIAEAMLTYKQKSPDEESSQRFIPFVGVVKVGIVEPSSATSGDSDDAAPSGSSILSSTPPSASTSPAAKEASPTPPSSPSVSGGLSSPSQGVGAELMGLQVDYWTAAQPTDRKRDAEKKDVPTTKNTLKCTFRSLQVSRLPSSGEAAATPTMSMTVVTKEKNKKVMFLPKKTKDKDVESKSQCIEGISRLICTAKHQQNMLRVLIDGVECSDVKFFQLAAQWSSHVKHFPICIFGHSKATF from the exons GTTGTGTAGCCTGACCCTGAAGAAGCTGGCAGTGCTCCGGGAACTGGAAAAGGAACTGCTGTCCGTGGTGATTGCTGTCAAGATGCAG GGTTCCAAACGAGTCCTGAGATCACATGAGATTGTGCTGCCTCCTAGTGGACAAGTGGAAACTGACCTAGCTCTGACCTTCTCTCTCCAG TACCCCCACTTCCTGAAGAGAGAAGGCAACAAGCTCCAGATCATGCTGCAGCGCAGGAAGCGGTACAAGAACAGGACGATCCTGGGCTATAAGACGCTGGCCGCAGGCTCCATCAACATGGCTGAG GTGATGCAGCACCCCTCTGAGGGTGGCCAGGTCCTGAGCCTCTGCAGCAGCATCAAAGAGGCCTCCGTCAAGGTGGCTGAGATCTGGATTGTCTCCCTGTCCAGCCAGCCCATCGACCATGAGGACAGTACAATGCAGGCGGGCCCCAAGGCCAAGTCCACAG ATAACTACTCTGAGGAGGAGTATGAGAGCTTTTCCTCTGAGCAAGAGGCCAGTGACGATGCTGTGCAAGGACAG GATCTTGACGAGGATGACTTTGATGTGGGAAAACCCAAGAAGCAGCGGCGCTCGATA CAACAGAACTTCAAGCAGAAGGTGGTGGCGCTCCTGCGCAGGTTTAAGGTGTCAGAGGAG GTCTTAGATTCAGAGCAGGACCCCGCAGAACATGTTCCCGAGGTGGAGGAGGACCTGGATCTTCTCTATGACACGCTGGACGTGGAGAACCCCAGTGACAGTGGCCCTGATATGGATGATGACGACAGCGTCCTTAGCACCCCCAAGCCCAAGCTCAG GCCGTACTTCGAAGGGCTGTCTCACTCCAGCTCACAGACAGAGATAGGGAGCATCCACAGTGCCCGGAGCCACAGGGAGCCCCCGAGCCCG GCTGATGGACCTGAGAAGACAAGATCCCTGGGAGGCAAGCAGCCCAGCGACAGCATCTCTGACACAGTGGCCCTT AGTACACCGGCCCCCCGGGAAGCATCAGGGCAGCCTGAGGAGAGCCCCGAGGCTGAGACCTCTACCTTAGACGTGTTCACTGAGAAGCTGCCTCCCAGTGGAAGGATCATCAAGACTGAGTCGCTTGTCATCCCCTCCACCAG GTCAGAATCAAAGCCAGCCGGCCGCCGGGGCCGGAGCACATCCCTGAAGGAGCGACAGCCAGCTCGGCCACAGAACGAACGGGCCAACAGCTTAGACAATGAGCGCTGCCCAGACACGAGGAGCCAGCTGCAG ATTCCCAGGAAGACTGTGTATGACCAGCTGAACCACATCCTCATCTCCGATGACCAACTCCCTGAGAACATCATTCTCGTCAACACCTCCGACTGGCAAGGACAG TTCCTCTCAGACGTCCTGCAGAAGCACACGCTTCCTGTGGTGTGCACATGCTCTGCTGCTGACGTGCAGGCTGCCTTCAGCACCATCGTGTCTCGGATACAGCGATA CTGCAACTGCAATTCTCAGCCACCGACCCCTGTGAAGATCGCAGTGGCCGGAGCACAGCATTACCTCAGCGCCATCCTGCGGCTCTTCGTGGAGCAGCTGTCTCACAAGACACCTGACTGGCTCGGCTATATGCGCTTCCTCATCATCCCCCTGG GCTCCCACCCTGTGGCCAGGTACCTGGGCTCTGTGGACTACCGCTACAACAACTTCTTCCAGGATCTGGCCTGGAGAGACCTGTTCAACAAGCTGGAAGCCCAGAGCAGTG TGCAGGACACACCAGACATCGTGTCACGCATCACCCAGTACATCTCAGGAGCCAACTGTGCTCACCAGCTCCCCATCGCAGAGGCCATGCTGACCTACAAGCAGAAGAG CCCTGATGAAGAATCCTCTCAGAGGTTCATTCCCTTTGTCGGG GTTGTGAAGGTTGGAATTGTGGAGCCGTCTTCAGCCACATCAG GAGACTCTGACGACGCAGCCCCCTCAGGCTCCAGCATCCTCTCTTCTACCCCACCGTCTGCTTCTACATCTCCTGCGGCCAAGGAGGCTTCGCCCACCCCGCCGTCCTCCCCCTCAGTGAGTGGAGGCCTGTCCTCCCCCAG CCAGGGCGTCGGCGCTGAGCTCATGGGGCTACAGGTGGACTACTGGACAGCAGCCCAGCCCACGGACAGGAAGAGAGATGCCGAGAAGAAGGACGTGCCCACCACCAAAAACACGCTCAAGTGCACTTTCCGGTCCCTCCAGGTCAGCAGGCTGCCCAGCAGTGGGGAGGCTGCAGCCACACCCACCATGTCCATGACTGTGGTCACCaaggagaagaacaagaagg TGATGTTTCTGCCCAAGAAAACAAAGGACAAGGATGTGGAATCCAAAAGCCAGTGCATCGAGGGCATCAGCCGGCTGATCTGCACAGCTAAGCACCAGCAGAACATGCTACGGG TCCTCATCGACGGCGTGGAATGCAGCGATGTCAAGTTCTTCCAGCTGGCTGCCCAGTGGTCTTCCCACGTGAAGCACTTCCCTATCTGCATCTTTGGACACTCCAAGGCCACCTTCTAG
- the Pacs2 gene encoding phosphofurin acidic cluster sorting protein 2 isoform X2: MAERGRLGLPGAPGALNTPVPMNLFATWEVDGSSPSCVPRLCSLTLKKLAVLRELEKELLSVVIAVKMQGSKRVLRSHEIVLPPSGQVETDLALTFSLQYPHFLKREGNKLQIMLQRRKRYKNRTILGYKTLAAGSINMAEVMQHPSEGGQVLSLCSSIKEASVKVAEIWIVSLSSQPIDHEDSTMQAGPKAKSTDNYSEEEYESFSSEQEASDDAVQGQDLDEDDFDVGKPKKQRRSIVRTTSMTRQQNFKQKVVALLRRFKVSEEVLDSEQDPAEHVPEVEEDLDLLYDTLDVENPSDSGPDMDDDDSVLSTPKPKLRPYFEGLSHSSSQTEIGSIHSARSHREPPSPADGPEKTRSLGGKQPSDSISDTVALSTPAPREASGQPEESPEAETSTLDVFTEKLPPSGRIIKTESLVIPSTRSESKPAGRRGRSTSLKERQPARPQNERANSLDNERCPDTRSQLQIPRKTVYDQLNHILISDDQLPENIILVNTSDWQGQFLSDVLQKHTLPVVCTCSAADVQAAFSTIVSRIQRYCNCNSQPPTPVKIAVAGAQHYLSAILRLFVEQLSHKTPDWLGYMRFLIIPLGEGPGALRDRDTACKGRGSHPVARYLGSVDYRYNNFFQDLAWRDLFNKLEAQSSVQDTPDIVSRITQYISGANCAHQLPIAEAMLTYKQKSPDEESSQRFIPFVGVVKVGIVEPSSATSGDSDDAAPSGSSILSSTPPSASTSPAAKEASPTPPSSPSVSGGLSSPSQGVGAELMGLQVDYWTAAQPTDRKRDAEKKDVPTTKNTLKCTFRSLQVSRLPSSGEAAATPTMSMTVVTKEKNKKVMFLPKKTKDKDVESKSQCIEGISRLICTAKHQQNMLRVLIDGVECSDVKFFQLAAQWSSHVKHFPICIFGHSKATF, from the exons GTTGTGTAGCCTGACCCTGAAGAAGCTGGCAGTGCTCCGGGAACTGGAAAAGGAACTGCTGTCCGTGGTGATTGCTGTCAAGATGCAG GGTTCCAAACGAGTCCTGAGATCACATGAGATTGTGCTGCCTCCTAGTGGACAAGTGGAAACTGACCTAGCTCTGACCTTCTCTCTCCAG TACCCCCACTTCCTGAAGAGAGAAGGCAACAAGCTCCAGATCATGCTGCAGCGCAGGAAGCGGTACAAGAACAGGACGATCCTGGGCTATAAGACGCTGGCCGCAGGCTCCATCAACATGGCTGAG GTGATGCAGCACCCCTCTGAGGGTGGCCAGGTCCTGAGCCTCTGCAGCAGCATCAAAGAGGCCTCCGTCAAGGTGGCTGAGATCTGGATTGTCTCCCTGTCCAGCCAGCCCATCGACCATGAGGACAGTACAATGCAGGCGGGCCCCAAGGCCAAGTCCACAG ATAACTACTCTGAGGAGGAGTATGAGAGCTTTTCCTCTGAGCAAGAGGCCAGTGACGATGCTGTGCAAGGACAG GATCTTGACGAGGATGACTTTGATGTGGGAAAACCCAAGAAGCAGCGGCGCTCGATAGTAAGAACGACGTCCATGACCAGG CAACAGAACTTCAAGCAGAAGGTGGTGGCGCTCCTGCGCAGGTTTAAGGTGTCAGAGGAG GTCTTAGATTCAGAGCAGGACCCCGCAGAACATGTTCCCGAGGTGGAGGAGGACCTGGATCTTCTCTATGACACGCTGGACGTGGAGAACCCCAGTGACAGTGGCCCTGATATGGATGATGACGACAGCGTCCTTAGCACCCCCAAGCCCAAGCTCAG GCCGTACTTCGAAGGGCTGTCTCACTCCAGCTCACAGACAGAGATAGGGAGCATCCACAGTGCCCGGAGCCACAGGGAGCCCCCGAGCCCG GCTGATGGACCTGAGAAGACAAGATCCCTGGGAGGCAAGCAGCCCAGCGACAGCATCTCTGACACAGTGGCCCTT AGTACACCGGCCCCCCGGGAAGCATCAGGGCAGCCTGAGGAGAGCCCCGAGGCTGAGACCTCTACCTTAGACGTGTTCACTGAGAAGCTGCCTCCCAGTGGAAGGATCATCAAGACTGAGTCGCTTGTCATCCCCTCCACCAG GTCAGAATCAAAGCCAGCCGGCCGCCGGGGCCGGAGCACATCCCTGAAGGAGCGACAGCCAGCTCGGCCACAGAACGAACGGGCCAACAGCTTAGACAATGAGCGCTGCCCAGACACGAGGAGCCAGCTGCAG ATTCCCAGGAAGACTGTGTATGACCAGCTGAACCACATCCTCATCTCCGATGACCAACTCCCTGAGAACATCATTCTCGTCAACACCTCCGACTGGCAAGGACAG TTCCTCTCAGACGTCCTGCAGAAGCACACGCTTCCTGTGGTGTGCACATGCTCTGCTGCTGACGTGCAGGCTGCCTTCAGCACCATCGTGTCTCGGATACAGCGATA CTGCAACTGCAATTCTCAGCCACCGACCCCTGTGAAGATCGCAGTGGCCGGAGCACAGCATTACCTCAGCGCCATCCTGCGGCTCTTCGTGGAGCAGCTGTCTCACAAGACACCTGACTGGCTCGGCTATATGCGCTTCCTCATCATCCCCCTGGGTGAGGGGCCTGGGGCCCTCAGAGACAGGGACACAGCCTGTAAGGGTAGAG GCTCCCACCCTGTGGCCAGGTACCTGGGCTCTGTGGACTACCGCTACAACAACTTCTTCCAGGATCTGGCCTGGAGAGACCTGTTCAACAAGCTGGAAGCCCAGAGCAGTG TGCAGGACACACCAGACATCGTGTCACGCATCACCCAGTACATCTCAGGAGCCAACTGTGCTCACCAGCTCCCCATCGCAGAGGCCATGCTGACCTACAAGCAGAAGAG CCCTGATGAAGAATCCTCTCAGAGGTTCATTCCCTTTGTCGGG GTTGTGAAGGTTGGAATTGTGGAGCCGTCTTCAGCCACATCAG GAGACTCTGACGACGCAGCCCCCTCAGGCTCCAGCATCCTCTCTTCTACCCCACCGTCTGCTTCTACATCTCCTGCGGCCAAGGAGGCTTCGCCCACCCCGCCGTCCTCCCCCTCAGTGAGTGGAGGCCTGTCCTCCCCCAG CCAGGGCGTCGGCGCTGAGCTCATGGGGCTACAGGTGGACTACTGGACAGCAGCCCAGCCCACGGACAGGAAGAGAGATGCCGAGAAGAAGGACGTGCCCACCACCAAAAACACGCTCAAGTGCACTTTCCGGTCCCTCCAGGTCAGCAGGCTGCCCAGCAGTGGGGAGGCTGCAGCCACACCCACCATGTCCATGACTGTGGTCACCaaggagaagaacaagaagg TGATGTTTCTGCCCAAGAAAACAAAGGACAAGGATGTGGAATCCAAAAGCCAGTGCATCGAGGGCATCAGCCGGCTGATCTGCACAGCTAAGCACCAGCAGAACATGCTACGGG TCCTCATCGACGGCGTGGAATGCAGCGATGTCAAGTTCTTCCAGCTGGCTGCCCAGTGGTCTTCCCACGTGAAGCACTTCCCTATCTGCATCTTTGGACACTCCAAGGCCACCTTCTAG
- the Pacs2 gene encoding phosphofurin acidic cluster sorting protein 2 isoform X4, with protein sequence MAERGRLGLPGAPGALNTPVPMNLFATWEVDGSSPSCVPRLCSLTLKKLAVLRELEKELLSVVIAVKMQGSKRVLRSHEIVLPPSGQVETDLALTFSLQYPHFLKREGNKLQIMLQRRKRYKNRTILGYKTLAAGSINMAEVMQHPSEGGQVLSLCSSIKEASVKVAEIWIVSLSSQPIDHEDSTMQAGPKAKSTDNYSEEEYESFSSEQEASDDAVQGQDLDEDDFDVGKPKKQRRSIVRTTSMTRQQNFKQKVVALLRRFKVSEEVLDSEQDPAEHVPEVEEDLDLLYDTLDVENPSDSGPDMDDDDSVLSTPKPKLRPYFEGLSHSSSQTEIGSIHSARSHREPPSPADGPEKTRSLGGKQPSDSISDTVALSTPAPREASGQPEESPEAETSTLDVFTEKLPPSGRIIKTESLVIPSTRSESKPAGRRGRSTSLKERQPARPQNERANSLDNERCPDTRSQLQVRIPRKTVYDQLNHILISDDQLPENIILVNTSDWQGQFLSDVLQKHTLPVVCTCSAADVQAAFSTIVSRIQRYCNCNSQPPTPVKIAVAGAQHYLSAILRLFVEQLSHKTPDWLGYMRFLIIPLGSHPVARYLGSVDYRYNNFFQDLAWRDLFNKLEAQSSVQDTPDIVSRITQYISGANCAHQLPIAEAMLTYKQKSPDEESSQRFIPFVGVVKVGIVEPSSATSGDSDDAAPSGSSILSSTPPSASTSPAAKEASPTPPSSPSVSGGLSSPSQGVGAELMGLQVDYWTAAQPTDRKRDAEKKDVPTTKNTLKCTFRSLQVSRLPSSGEAAATPTMSMTVVTKEKNKKVMFLPKKTKDKDVESKSQCIEGISRLICTAKHQQNMLRVLIDGVECSDVKFFQLAAQWSSHVKHFPICIFGHSKATF encoded by the exons GTTGTGTAGCCTGACCCTGAAGAAGCTGGCAGTGCTCCGGGAACTGGAAAAGGAACTGCTGTCCGTGGTGATTGCTGTCAAGATGCAG GGTTCCAAACGAGTCCTGAGATCACATGAGATTGTGCTGCCTCCTAGTGGACAAGTGGAAACTGACCTAGCTCTGACCTTCTCTCTCCAG TACCCCCACTTCCTGAAGAGAGAAGGCAACAAGCTCCAGATCATGCTGCAGCGCAGGAAGCGGTACAAGAACAGGACGATCCTGGGCTATAAGACGCTGGCCGCAGGCTCCATCAACATGGCTGAG GTGATGCAGCACCCCTCTGAGGGTGGCCAGGTCCTGAGCCTCTGCAGCAGCATCAAAGAGGCCTCCGTCAAGGTGGCTGAGATCTGGATTGTCTCCCTGTCCAGCCAGCCCATCGACCATGAGGACAGTACAATGCAGGCGGGCCCCAAGGCCAAGTCCACAG ATAACTACTCTGAGGAGGAGTATGAGAGCTTTTCCTCTGAGCAAGAGGCCAGTGACGATGCTGTGCAAGGACAG GATCTTGACGAGGATGACTTTGATGTGGGAAAACCCAAGAAGCAGCGGCGCTCGATAGTAAGAACGACGTCCATGACCAGG CAACAGAACTTCAAGCAGAAGGTGGTGGCGCTCCTGCGCAGGTTTAAGGTGTCAGAGGAG GTCTTAGATTCAGAGCAGGACCCCGCAGAACATGTTCCCGAGGTGGAGGAGGACCTGGATCTTCTCTATGACACGCTGGACGTGGAGAACCCCAGTGACAGTGGCCCTGATATGGATGATGACGACAGCGTCCTTAGCACCCCCAAGCCCAAGCTCAG GCCGTACTTCGAAGGGCTGTCTCACTCCAGCTCACAGACAGAGATAGGGAGCATCCACAGTGCCCGGAGCCACAGGGAGCCCCCGAGCCCG GCTGATGGACCTGAGAAGACAAGATCCCTGGGAGGCAAGCAGCCCAGCGACAGCATCTCTGACACAGTGGCCCTT AGTACACCGGCCCCCCGGGAAGCATCAGGGCAGCCTGAGGAGAGCCCCGAGGCTGAGACCTCTACCTTAGACGTGTTCACTGAGAAGCTGCCTCCCAGTGGAAGGATCATCAAGACTGAGTCGCTTGTCATCCCCTCCACCAG GTCAGAATCAAAGCCAGCCGGCCGCCGGGGCCGGAGCACATCCCTGAAGGAGCGACAGCCAGCTCGGCCACAGAACGAACGGGCCAACAGCTTAGACAATGAGCGCTGCCCAGACACGAGGAGCCAGCTGCAGGTTAGG ATTCCCAGGAAGACTGTGTATGACCAGCTGAACCACATCCTCATCTCCGATGACCAACTCCCTGAGAACATCATTCTCGTCAACACCTCCGACTGGCAAGGACAG TTCCTCTCAGACGTCCTGCAGAAGCACACGCTTCCTGTGGTGTGCACATGCTCTGCTGCTGACGTGCAGGCTGCCTTCAGCACCATCGTGTCTCGGATACAGCGATA CTGCAACTGCAATTCTCAGCCACCGACCCCTGTGAAGATCGCAGTGGCCGGAGCACAGCATTACCTCAGCGCCATCCTGCGGCTCTTCGTGGAGCAGCTGTCTCACAAGACACCTGACTGGCTCGGCTATATGCGCTTCCTCATCATCCCCCTGG GCTCCCACCCTGTGGCCAGGTACCTGGGCTCTGTGGACTACCGCTACAACAACTTCTTCCAGGATCTGGCCTGGAGAGACCTGTTCAACAAGCTGGAAGCCCAGAGCAGTG TGCAGGACACACCAGACATCGTGTCACGCATCACCCAGTACATCTCAGGAGCCAACTGTGCTCACCAGCTCCCCATCGCAGAGGCCATGCTGACCTACAAGCAGAAGAG CCCTGATGAAGAATCCTCTCAGAGGTTCATTCCCTTTGTCGGG GTTGTGAAGGTTGGAATTGTGGAGCCGTCTTCAGCCACATCAG GAGACTCTGACGACGCAGCCCCCTCAGGCTCCAGCATCCTCTCTTCTACCCCACCGTCTGCTTCTACATCTCCTGCGGCCAAGGAGGCTTCGCCCACCCCGCCGTCCTCCCCCTCAGTGAGTGGAGGCCTGTCCTCCCCCAG CCAGGGCGTCGGCGCTGAGCTCATGGGGCTACAGGTGGACTACTGGACAGCAGCCCAGCCCACGGACAGGAAGAGAGATGCCGAGAAGAAGGACGTGCCCACCACCAAAAACACGCTCAAGTGCACTTTCCGGTCCCTCCAGGTCAGCAGGCTGCCCAGCAGTGGGGAGGCTGCAGCCACACCCACCATGTCCATGACTGTGGTCACCaaggagaagaacaagaagg TGATGTTTCTGCCCAAGAAAACAAAGGACAAGGATGTGGAATCCAAAAGCCAGTGCATCGAGGGCATCAGCCGGCTGATCTGCACAGCTAAGCACCAGCAGAACATGCTACGGG TCCTCATCGACGGCGTGGAATGCAGCGATGTCAAGTTCTTCCAGCTGGCTGCCCAGTGGTCTTCCCACGTGAAGCACTTCCCTATCTGCATCTTTGGACACTCCAAGGCCACCTTCTAG